The following are encoded together in the Macrobrachium rosenbergii isolate ZJJX-2024 chromosome 21, ASM4041242v1, whole genome shotgun sequence genome:
- the LOC136849365 gene encoding uncharacterized protein: MERFLSSIRNKVRLQEFFIKWLIEKVTQGTESMSIPIYLGGSHEDDLYKCQRISSQTAVDVPTLHCQHKEADDRMLLHINHATCTELFKRVIVASPDTDVLVCLLYHFSETWKFSGLEELWVLCGQANTKRALPVHDLVLTMSRALVSVLPAVHALSGCDTTSKVSTKLAVFKAAEQGGIELIKDFGKNKELSHDMEIKAEQFLARAIGGVNIDTFNELRYFLYHHKSIKNNFERLVPTSNSIQLHIKRAFLQCYHWTNATKATIDILNPLDYGYILKDDFLVPLIVSEPNQPPDFPFPCTCKKCFRSNACPCRVADISCCEFCKCDVSGKCGNPHNTIRKP; encoded by the coding sequence ATGGAAAGGTTCTTGTCATCAATCAGAAACAAGGTAAGGCTGCAAGAATTTTTCATCAAGTGGTTAATTGAGAAAGTGACTCAAGGTACAGAAAGTATGTCCATACCTATATACCTTGGAGGTTCTCATGAAGACGACTTGTATAAGTGCCAGAGAATCAGCTCTCAAACTGCTGTGGATGTACCGACACTTCATTGTCAACACAAAGAGGCTGATGACAGAATGTTGTTACATATCAACCATGCCACTTGCACAGAATTATTCAAGAGAGTCATAGTGGCTTCACCAGATACAGATGTTTTAGTATGTCTACTGTACCACTTCAGTGAAACTTGGAAATTCAGTGGTCTAGAAGAGCTATGGGTCCTTTGTGGACAAGCCAACACCAAAAGGGCATTGCCAGTCCATGATTTAGTACTGACAATGTCAAGAGCACTAGTTTCTGTACTTCCAGCTGTCCATGCACTTAGTGGTTGTGACACGACCAGCAAGGTTTCAACGAAACTTGCTGTATTCAAGGCAGCAGAGCAAGGTGGAATAGAGTTAATcaaggattttggaaaaaataaagaactttctcaTGATATGGAAATCAAAGCAGAGCAGTTTCTTGCCCGAGCCATTGGTGGAGTCAACATAGATACATTCAATGAGCTGCGATATTTCCTGTACcatcataaaagcattaaaaacaattttgaaagactTGTTCCAACTTCAAATAGCATACAGCTTCATATTAAGCGAGCTTTTTTGCAATGTTATCACTGGACAAATGCCACAAAAGCTACCATAGATATACTGAATCCACTAGATTATGGTTACATTTTGAAAGATGACTTCCTGGTACCACTTATTGTTTCTGAACCTAATCAACCCCccgattttccatttccatgcacCTGTAAAAAATGCTTTAGGTCAAATGCATGTCCTTGCCGTGTAGCAGACATTAGTTGCTGTGAATTTTGTAAATGTGATGTAAGTGGAAAGTGTGGCAATCCACATAATACTATAAGAAAGCCATAA